The following are encoded together in the Theileria orientalis strain Shintoku DNA, chromosome 1, complete genome genome:
- a CDS encoding uncharacterized protein (protein of unknown function DUF529 repeat containing protein), with product MLKPRTIIAKYLLVYYLIRYEGRNHVAGNEGTEGTEGQDQGGANGVPISGQGSSTARQVAATLSGTQQQLVSAPDGTGIGSGEDISGPAIEEHKIGEGSSSPSSSTEKTVTLVDPANLIEVDVENKITTDKIDYYQKENDNTDVFAAKDPHFFFKIKKGNEVLWESKSEVYPKKVYAKPTSTGKTKLRLFYPKGTHISLDAQNSFNLNVNYKQTNNFYEHAHNDEESLDSFKCKQGYKIRLLQKGPHVLWEKEAAGEYAVEVDVFTMQDNKLAIVIYLEGGRRLICYKQDPEAEGAIFKCEEEDDIKLVSSSTTKPPPLQLFTQGSSSANDSNKFDHEKKDKMDHYTFKDDAKCTEIKVGQDSLWRYSSDDKYPKKVSHYFNLLVVTFNNEEKFIYIKRDDHWEHSIGGIEGTVGADQSDDALIAEAAPAESQDPNKIESIDLDDFEIVDSRDQSKSSPPLTQTQPSKPEDDGETGEDIDLTGGGGSGAPTTVPETTPATKTTPETSTSTGAPEDGTDGTTGTSAEGTDGTSGSDGSGTDASGTDGTTGADGSGTTPDGDASGADGTDGTTGTATAPESGASTTPDPSGTATSESPDATSGGQDQSGTDGTSTDADGSSAPESGSDGTTGGGKDGTTGDPSGTAGTSADQDGSGTSSGQDQEGSSSAEGGTDGASTGGDGSGTTGTSGGDQDGTAGTATTPDSTDSSGEGTTETTTVDQDSTGGDATSTGGGATPVPGASATPVPKAASTTPVAKSASAAPVARAAAATPATPASQSTPVASSAQSAPVAKAASVSSSAQSGPVAKAASAAPAVPVASSSTASPASRATPVAKAAPSVPGTTATPVASTAQPRSRSAPSPAGSARQTGGISISLDDDEEDLIGSPQNPERWIRASAMLKLSYYPLYKFVPSLEISTLDPNDPQKNVVNDTNCYETSHEKGNIIYKFKSDTKCVLIKADGKDLWKREQGEDKAEIYPQYIVTVTKFVFVVFEGYFKLYKVNADNCSDLFESMPTLKLLNIKKTDEKFYNYTKDDKAKIYIYTAKNEVLFNSVKKLKGSCGGTTTDIWDTKYPEEYATKVIRKESGKKDKYLCVYHYNGNYSLLFKRKGAKLWEDRTSEKFYPSEFRFHTLNEKGTQCEELETSKREIEVDGFIKRYKFVDGAKCHEIRCRNVKLWRHDKIKFGDDYPKQMALNMLTNEVTVKLNEISFVYKYKENDTVWELEAPTFGDYYMKRLVVVTVDENGTNSSENNTNRYELNKYGTGLVYKIKGDSKFVEVKNGARSLWKHVDGSEHPRILYHDIKNNKLFVRFKDTLGICNAGDSKSVKAGEEAPEVDKLVLVTLDESGNRKENEIKDLAKKRADGSGTDPNEGSGSTDATDGSGTDHKESGESGQTPENGSTNGNQTPPFTKETMDKESKMIHRYRFGDRVRCVEVKVGGESLWSYEINKHGREYPKEVVLNLEMSTLTVNFDSQLNYIYVHDGESWKLDSENNLLDYYMGKFTIVTADDGEGTNSRENDELEYTIEHQNSVFSFFMLEQAKCIKVKYEEQVVWSHKKEEPERYATSVSCNPQSGSLAIDTEGATFRYYKENGVWIQGFDPSLPLPPEKHPQGFTIVTLEQGTENTVENDLTQYGVYDRGIDCYLFHFPEGSRCVEFKFDGRNIWSHHLKYKQNYPESITVDLKSGIVEIEIGDKSLTYQLYQQDE from the coding sequence ATGCTGAAACCGAGGACCATTATCGCAAAGTATCTATTAGTATATTATCTCATTCGTTATGAAGGGAGGAATCACGTGGCAGGAAATGAGGGCACAGAAGGTACGGAGGGCCAGGACCAAGGAGGAGCGAATGGTGTACCGATATCGGGGCAGGGATCATCTACGGCCAGACAAGTTGCAGCAACACTGTCAGGTACACAGCAACAACTAGTTTCTGCGCCAGATGGAACGGGCATAGGCAGTGGAGAGGACATATCAGGTCCTGCCATCGAAGAACATAAGATAGGAGAAGGCAGCTCTTCTCCATCAAGTTCGACTGAAAAGACGGTGACTCTGGTCGATCCtgcaaatttaattgaaGTAGACGTGGAAAATAAGATAACTACGgataaaattgattattATCAAAAAGAGAATGATAACACAGATGTGTTCGCAGCCAAAGATCCACACTtcttctttaaaattaaaaagggaAATGAGGTATTGTGGGAATCGAAGAGTGAGGTGTACCCGAAGAAGGTGTACGCAAAGCCCACTTCTACAGGGAAGACAAAACTGAGGTTGTTCTACCCTAAGGGAACCCATATAAGCTTGGACGCCCAAAATTCATTTAACCTGAACGTTAATTACAAGCAAACAAATAACTTCTATGAACATGCCCATAATGATGAAGAGAGCCTTGATTcatttaaatgtaaacaagGCTATAAGATCAGATTGCTACAAAAGGGGCCTCACGTGCTGTGGGAAAAGGAAGCGGCAGGAGAGTACGCAGTAGAAGTTGACGTATTCACAATGCAAGATAACAAGCTGGCAATAGTGATTTACCTGGAGGGAGGACGCAGGCTGATTTGCTATAAGCAAGACCCAGAGGCAGAAGGTGCAATCTTTAAGtgcgaagaagaggacgaCATAAAGCTAGTATCATCAAGTACTACAAAACCGCCACCTCTTCAGTTGTTCACACAGGGAAGCAGTAGTGCAAATGACTCAAACAAGTTCGACCACgaaaaaaaagataaaatggatcattacacatttaaagaCGATGCCAAGTGTACAGAAATCAAGGTGGGTCAGGATAGCCTGTGGAGATACAGTTCAGATGACAAGTATCCGAAGAAAGTTAGCCACTACTTTAATCTGCTAGTTGTAACCTTCAATAACGAAGAAAagtttatatacattaaaagGGATGACCATTGGGAGCATTCAATTGGAGGAATAGAAGGAACTGTAGGTGCTGACCAAAGTGACGACGCTTTAATAGCTGAGGCGGCACCTGCTGAATCACAGGATCCAAACAAAATTGAATCCATAGACTTGGACGACTTCGAGATAGTAGACAGCCGCGATCAAAGCAAATCTAGTCCACCATTGACTCAGACACAGCCCTCTAAACCTGAAGACGACGGTGAAACTGGAGAAGATATCGACTTGACTGGTGGTGGTGGATCCGGTGCCCCAACAACAGTTCCTGAAACAACGCCAGCTACTAAAACAACACCAGAAACTAGTACATCAACAGGTGCACCTGAAGATGGAACCGACGGCACAACTGGAACATCTGCTGAAGGCACAGACGGAACATCAGGTTCTGATGGATCAGGTACAGATGCATCAGGAACGGATGGCACAACTGGTGCTGATGGATCAGGTACTACTCCTGATGGAGATGCATCAGGTGCAGATGGTACAGATGGAACCACAGGTACAGCAACAGCTCCAGAAAGTGGTGCTTCTACAACTCCTGATCCTTCTGGTACAGCAACAAGCGAGTCTCCTGATGCCACGTCAGGCGGTCAAGATCAATCTGGAACCGACGGAACATCAACTGATGCTGATGGATCTTCTGCACCTGAATCGGGCTCAGATGGAACAACTGGTGGCGGTAAAGATGGAACAACTGGTGATCCATCAGGCACAGCCGGAACATCTGCTGATCAAGATGGATCAGGTACATCCTCTGGCCAAGACCAAGAAGGATCTTCATCTGCTGAGGGTGGCACTGACGGAGCATCAACTGGTGGTGACGGTTCTGGCACTACTGGAACATCGGGTGGCGATCAAGACGGAACTGCTGGTACAGCAACCACACCTGATTCTACAGATTCATCAGGCGAAGGCACCACAGAAACAACAACTGTTGATCAAGACTCAACCGGAGGCGATGCTACATCAACAGGTGGTGGAGCTACGCCAGTTCCAGGAGCTTCCGCAACTCCAGTTCCTAAAGCGGCTTCGACAACCCCAGTTGCTAAATCGGcatcagcagctccagttgctcgagcagcagcagcaacTCCTGCCACACCTGCCTCTCAATCGACACCTGTAGCTTCATCTGCTCAATCAGCGCCAGTAGCTAAAGCAGCCAGTGTCTCTTCATCTGCTCAATCAGGGCCAGTAGCTAAAGCAGCATCAGCAGCACCTGCAGTTCCAGTTGCTTCAAGTTCTACGGCTTCACCCGCATCTAGAGCGACACCAGTCGCTAAAGCAGCGCCATCAGTTCCAGGCACTACTGCCACCCCAGTCGCCTCAACTGCACAACCTAGATCACGATCGGCTCCATCTCCAGCAGGATCAGCACGGCAGACAGGAGGTATATCAATTAGTctcgacgacgacgaggaagaCTTGATAGGATCGCCACAAAACCCAGAAAGATGGATAAGAGCGTCAGCGATGCTAAAACTCAGTTACTACCCattgtataaatttgtacCAAGTCTGGAGATTTCAACCCTGGACCCAAATGACCCACAAAAAAATGTAGTTAACGACACTAATTGCTACGAAACTTCGCACGAAAAGGGTAACatcatatataaatttaagtcGGATACTAAGTGTGTCCTTATCAAGGCTGACGGTAAGGACTTGTGGAAACGTGAACAGGGAGAGGATAAGGCAGAAATATATCCTCAATACATAGTCACGGTTACTaagtttgtatttgtagtATTCGAAGGATACTTTAAGTTGTATAAAGTAAATGCAGACAACTGTAGTGATTTATTTGAATCAATGCCAACATTGAAGCTATTGAACATTAAAAAAACTGATGAAAAGTTTTATAATTACACGAAAGATGACAAAgcgaaaatatatatatacacagcAAAGAATGAAGTTTTATTCAACTCAGTAAAAAAGCTAAAGGGATCATGCGGTGGAACAACCACTGACATATGGGACACCAAGTACCCAGAAGAATATGCAACCAAAGTAATCAGGAAAGAATCAGGGAAGAAAGATAAGTACCTGTGTGTCTACCATTACAACGGAAACTATTCGCTGTTATTTAAGAGAAAAGGAGCCAAACTGTGGGAAGATAGAACGTCGGAAAAGTTCTATCCATCAGAGTTCAGATTCCACACTTTGAACGAAAAGGGAACGCAATGTGAAGAGTTGGAAACAAGTAAGAGAGAAATAGAGGTGGACGGATTCATAAAGAGATATAAGTTCGTAGACGGAGCCAAGTGTCACGAAATAAGGTGCAGAAACGTTAAGCTGTGGAGACACGATAAGATTAAGTTCGGAGACGACTACCCGAAGCAGATGGCACTGAACATGCTGACCAATGAAGTAACAGTGAAGCTTAACGAGATAAGTTTCgtgtataaatacaaaGAAAACGATACGGTATGGGAATTGGAAGCTCCGACGTTTGGCGACTACTACATGAAGAGGCTAGTGGTAGTAACGGTTGACGAAAACGGAACTAACTCGAGCGAAAACAACACGAACAGATACGAATTAAACAAGTACGGCACAGGATTGGTGTATAAGATTAAGGGAGACTCAAAATTCGTTGAAGTTAAGAACGGAGCCAGATCACTGTGGAAACACGTTGACGGCTCCGAGCACCCAAGGATTCTGTACCACGacataaaaaacaacaaactGTTCGTAAGATTTAAAGACACACTGGGAATATGTAACGCAGGAGACTCGAAAAGCGTAAAGGCGGGAGAGGAGGCGCCAGAAGTGGATAAGCTGGTACTGGTGACACTGGACGAAAGCGGCAACCGCAAGGAAAACGAAATCAAAGACCTGGCGAAGAAGAGAGCGGATGGTAGCGGTACAGACCCAAATGAAGGTTCAGGATCAACTGATGCAACAGACGGTAGTGGTACCGATCATAAGGAATCAGGAGAATCAGGTCAGACCCCTGAAAATGGTAGTACCAATGGAAATCAAACCCCGCCTTTCACAAAGGAGACTATGGACAAAGAATCGAAGATGATACACAGGTACAGGTTCGGAGATAGGGTGAGGTGCGTAGAAGTGAAGGTGGGAGGAGAGTCGCTGTGGAGTTATGAAATCAACAAGCACGGAAGAGAGTACCCGAAGGAGGTGGTGCTAAATCTGGAAATGTCGACGCTGACGGTCAATTTCGACTCACAGCTGAACTACATATACGTGCACGACGGAGAAAGTTGGAAGTTGGACTCGGAAAATAACCTGTTAGACTACTACATGGGCAAGTTCACAATTGTGACAGCAGACGACGGAGAAGGAACGAACTCGAGAGAGAACGACGAGCTGGAGTACACGATTGAACATCAAAATAGCGTGTTCTCGTTTTTCATGCTCGAACAAGCGAAGTGTATCAAGGTGAAGTACGAAGAACAAGTAGTGTGGTCGCATAAGAAAGAAGAGCCGGAAAGATATGCAACGTCAGTGTCATGTAACCCGCAGTCAGGGTCACTGGCAATAGACACGGAAGGAGCAACATTTAGATATTACAAGGAAAATGGAGTGTGGATACAAGGGTTTGACCCGTCGCTGCCACTGCCGCCAGAAAAGCACCCGCAAGGATTCACAATAGTAACGTTGGAGCAAGGAACGGAGAACACAGTGGAAAACGACCTCACTCAGTACGGAGTGTACGATAGAGGAATCGACTGTTACCTGTTCCACTTCCCGGAAGGGTCAAGATGTGtggaatttaaatttgatggAAGGAATATATGGAGTCACCACTTAAAGTACAAGCAAAATTACCCAGAGTCGATAACAGTGGATCTTAAGTCAGGAATAGTGGAAATTGAGATAGGAGACAAGTCACTGACGTACCAGTTGTACCAACAAGACGAATAG